Proteins found in one Vallitalea guaymasensis genomic segment:
- a CDS encoding helix-turn-helix domain-containing protein, whose translation MERDFKGIWIPKEIWLSQSLTTQEKLFLVEIDSLDNNGGCYAMNEHFSNFFKLSKNRCSEVIKSLETKGFIKINYIKEGKQIIKRVINVINKQRLLSEDNEDPLRDTEDPLRHVDRPPSENLVESNTVSNNTVSNIYSKTNEPNKSLSNEKKKIPYQQIVDKYNEICVSLPKVQKLTDKRKKFIRVLYNSNFINKDIERIYQIFELAEKSDFLSGRNGKWLACNFDWLIKSDNPVKILEGTYANRAKPQSKQKKKPVSGFINYEQTDGKQYEIFQKKLDLKDLLELGKITPAEYLKKIQELESQEE comes from the coding sequence ATGGAAAGAGACTTTAAAGGCATATGGATACCAAAAGAAATATGGTTATCACAAAGCCTTACAACACAAGAAAAACTATTCTTAGTTGAAATTGATTCACTGGATAACAATGGAGGGTGTTATGCAATGAATGAACACTTCTCAAACTTTTTCAAGCTATCCAAGAATAGATGTTCAGAAGTGATTAAATCACTAGAGACTAAGGGTTTCATCAAGATAAATTATATCAAAGAGGGTAAGCAGATTATCAAGAGAGTCATAAATGTAATAAATAAGCAGAGATTACTTTCTGAAGATAATGAAGACCCCCTTCGAGATACCGAAGACCCCCTTCGACATGTCGACAGACCCCCTTCGGAAAACTTGGTAGAGAGTAATACAGTATCTAATAATACAGTTAGTAATATATATAGTAAAACCAATGAGCCTAATAAATCATTATCAAACGAAAAAAAGAAGATACCATATCAACAAATAGTTGATAAATACAATGAGATATGTGTTTCTCTACCAAAGGTTCAAAAACTGACAGATAAGCGTAAGAAATTTATTAGAGTATTATATAATTCTAATTTTATTAATAAAGATATCGAACGGATATATCAAATATTTGAACTGGCTGAAAAGAGTGATTTCCTATCAGGAAGAAATGGAAAATGGCTTGCTTGCAATTTTGATTGGTTAATAAAGAGTGACAATCCAGTTAAGATACTAGAGGGTACATATGCTAACAGAGCAAAACCTCAGTCAAAACAAAAGAAAAAGCCTGTCAGTGGTTTTATTAACTATGAGCAGACAGATGGTAAGCAGTACGAGATATTCCAAAAGAAGTTAGACTTAAAGGATTTGTTGGAATTAGGGAAAATAACTCCAGCTGAGTATCTTAAGAAGATACAAGAACTTGAATCTCAAGAGGAGTAG
- a CDS encoding ParM/StbA family protein: MKYIISVDAGKSATKALGRKLIDSTDREVFFLTKSYDLADGDIDVEGNSYKVSYQGKNYIIGEQGEHYDTDTTKTSLTHQLAIYTAICKIAGRDTTPYVTLTVGCPTAIFKNVKLKEEFREFIAPETPVEIEVNGTDYKITFERVIIKHEGSGITYLEPAVFRNNRVVVIDIGRRNMNVGVYDNLVPIPSTLFSNNYGGIFLETMVREELSTYFGDDYDLKTAAKAIENGGIIINGKLQEESAVIVCSTINRYIKNNVLTSIKEKNINLSIMPVICVGGTSKIIYDYFKKSVPHVQLPQTDAQWANAKGFQIVGLVKAGVL, translated from the coding sequence ATGAAATATATTATATCAGTTGATGCTGGTAAAAGTGCTACCAAGGCATTAGGAAGAAAATTAATTGATTCAACAGATAGAGAAGTATTTTTCTTAACTAAATCCTATGATCTAGCAGATGGAGATATTGATGTTGAAGGTAACTCCTATAAAGTTAGTTATCAGGGTAAAAACTATATAATCGGTGAACAAGGAGAACACTACGATACTGATACAACAAAGACATCCTTAACACATCAATTAGCAATATACACAGCTATATGTAAAATTGCTGGAAGAGACACAACACCTTATGTAACATTAACGGTTGGTTGTCCTACTGCAATATTTAAAAACGTCAAACTCAAAGAGGAATTTAGAGAGTTTATTGCTCCTGAAACACCAGTTGAAATTGAAGTTAATGGAACAGATTATAAAATAACTTTTGAAAGAGTGATAATAAAACATGAAGGTAGTGGAATCACCTACCTTGAACCAGCAGTATTCAGAAATAACAGGGTAGTTGTTATTGACATAGGCAGACGTAACATGAATGTTGGTGTATACGATAATCTAGTACCAATACCAAGTACACTATTTTCTAATAACTACGGAGGTATTTTCCTAGAAACTATGGTAAGGGAAGAACTTAGTACATATTTTGGTGATGACTATGATCTGAAAACAGCAGCTAAAGCCATAGAGAATGGTGGAATAATCATTAATGGTAAACTGCAGGAAGAAAGTGCTGTAATTGTATGCAGTACCATAAACCGTTATATAAAAAATAACGTACTTACCAGTATCAAAGAAAAGAACATTAATCTCTCTATCATGCCAGTAATATGTGTTGGTGGTACAAGTAAGATAATATACGATTACTTCAAGAAGTCAGTTCCACATGTCCAATTACCTCAAACGGATGCTCAATGGGCTAATGCGAAAGGTTTCCAGATTGTTGGACTAGTAAAGGCTGGGGTTCTATGA
- a CDS encoding DUF6075 family protein, with amino-acid sequence MFLNEMHQIRFNQLLRKDQTYTGDTERKAVFFIIAGNNDLFLKSDFIYDFEERVILPENLANGKVDFSQTSKNLIRLAFNLYNSYEGVSVIDTFCGLDETNFALALNAIKMRFYQYQYQ; translated from the coding sequence ATGTTTTTAAACGAAATGCATCAAATAAGGTTTAACCAATTACTAAGAAAAGACCAAACATATACAGGAGATACAGAAAGAAAAGCAGTATTTTTCATAATTGCTGGTAATAATGATCTATTTCTTAAGTCTGATTTTATTTATGACTTTGAAGAAAGAGTCATTTTACCTGAGAACTTAGCTAATGGAAAAGTTGACTTTTCACAAACTTCTAAGAATCTAATACGATTAGCATTCAATCTGTACAACTCATACGAAGGTGTATCTGTTATTGACACATTTTGCGGACTAGATGAAACCAACTTCGCACTTGCTCTTAATGCTATCAAAATGAGGTTCTATCAATATCAGTACCAGTAG
- a CDS encoding BOW99_gp33 family protein, whose product MEKELNGQKYKVIHILRDGTVLDSIKGHMIGVNEKTETFYRMLANLDDEELDRLERLGKERVKNESLQSVPE is encoded by the coding sequence ATGGAGAAAGAGCTTAACGGTCAAAAGTATAAAGTAATACACATACTTAGAGATGGTACCGTTTTGGATTCTATTAAAGGGCATATGATAGGGGTTAACGAAAAGACAGAAACATTTTACAGGATGTTAGCAAACTTGGATGATGAAGAATTAGATAGATTAGAAAGATTAGGTAAAGAAAGGGTGAAAAATGAATCATTACAAAGTGTTCCAGAGTAA
- a CDS encoding helix-turn-helix domain-containing protein, which translates to MGLYERIKNRREELKMTQEELATKMGYKSRSTIAKIESGANDIPQSKIKDFAEALQTTPSYLMGWTDDTGFASEITKKQINKTIFSQRLKEIMEENNETTYTLGDSLHLSAATISRYTIGEMVPKITTIEILSLKYNLNPAWLMGYDVPKHIKTDKPNTLAAHATKDLTEEEQEKVIEYIKFLKSQRK; encoded by the coding sequence ATGGGATTATATGAGAGGATAAAAAATCGACGTGAAGAATTAAAAATGACTCAAGAAGAACTAGCAACTAAAATGGGCTATAAATCTCGTTCTACCATAGCTAAAATTGAATCAGGTGCAAATGATATTCCACAGTCAAAAATTAAAGATTTTGCAGAAGCGCTGCAAACAACTCCTTCTTACCTAATGGGATGGACAGATGATACAGGATTTGCAAGTGAAATCACAAAAAAACAAATAAATAAAACAATATTTTCTCAACGTTTAAAAGAAATAATGGAAGAAAATAATGAAACGACTTATACTTTGGGTGATTCATTACATCTAAGTGCTGCAACAATATCTAGATATACTATCGGTGAAATGGTTCCTAAAATTACAACTATTGAAATACTATCATTAAAATATAATTTAAATCCTGCATGGCTTATGGGTTATGATGTTCCTAAACACATAAAAACTGACAAACCTAATACACTAGCAGCTCATGCAACAAAAGATCTAACAGAAGAAGAACAAGAAAAAGTTATTGAATATATTAAGTTTCTTAAATCCCAAAGAAAATAA
- a CDS encoding helix-turn-helix domain-containing protein, translated as MNELSKNIKIARTKKKMSQLELAKAIGKSKNVISNWERGNNKPDVDKIELLCTLLDTTPNKLMGWESPIHIVPAYVTQELIQKDIIKRIKNRRIKLSLSYQDLAKKTGLSKSTLQRYETGTIGNIPLDKLEILAKALCVSPAYIMGWEKDVVNKKPKTIAAHSTVNICEQKHQMEFKDKIKKRRTALNMTMQELAKKIGVSTPTIQRYESGEIKNVRKDKITLLASALDCSPGYLMDWEENINNETSKQNEINTIATHATEDLTKEEQEKVIEYIKFIKSQRK; from the coding sequence ATGAATGAATTGAGTAAAAATATCAAAATTGCTAGAACTAAAAAGAAAATGAGCCAATTAGAACTTGCAAAAGCTATTGGTAAATCTAAAAATGTAATCTCTAATTGGGAACGTGGAAATAATAAACCTGATGTTGATAAAATAGAGTTATTATGTACATTGCTAGACACTACTCCAAACAAATTAATGGGTTGGGAATCACCTATTCATATAGTACCAGCTTATGTTACACAAGAATTAATTCAAAAAGACATTATTAAAAGGATAAAAAATAGAAGAATTAAACTTAGTTTATCCTATCAGGATTTAGCCAAAAAAACAGGACTTAGTAAATCTACATTACAACGCTATGAAACTGGAACTATTGGTAATATCCCATTAGACAAATTAGAGATATTAGCTAAAGCTTTATGCGTTTCACCTGCATATATAATGGGTTGGGAAAAAGATGTCGTTAATAAAAAACCTAAAACTATTGCAGCTCATTCCACAGTTAATATATGTGAGCAAAAACATCAAATGGAATTTAAAGATAAAATCAAAAAAAGACGTACAGCATTAAATATGACTATGCAAGAATTAGCTAAAAAAATTGGAGTTAGTACTCCTACAATACAGAGATATGAGAGTGGAGAAATAAAAAATGTTAGAAAAGATAAAATTACATTATTAGCTTCGGCTCTTGATTGTTCACCTGGATACCTAATGGATTGGGAAGAAAATATAAATAACGAAACATCAAAGCAGAATGAAATTAATACTATTGCTACTCATGCTACTGAAGATTTAACTAAAGAAGAACAAGAAAAAGTTATTGAATACATAAAGTTTATAAAGTCACAAAGAAAATAA
- a CDS encoding helix-turn-helix domain-containing protein codes for MEIGERIKKRRKDLNMSQEELAFKLGYKSRSSINKIEKSGRDLPQSKIKTIADVLGVTPSYIMGWEDSSNTKLDTTKTIATDATADLTKEEQEKVIKYIKFIKSQRK; via the coding sequence ATGGAAATAGGTGAAAGAATAAAAAAAAGAAGAAAAGATCTTAACATGTCACAAGAGGAGTTAGCTTTTAAATTAGGTTATAAATCACGTTCATCAATAAACAAAATTGAAAAAAGTGGTCGTGATTTACCTCAATCAAAAATTAAAACAATAGCTGATGTTTTAGGTGTAACCCCTTCTTACATTATGGGTTGGGAAGATTCTAGTAACACTAAGTTAGATACAACTAAAACAATAGCAACTGATGCTACAGCAGATTTAACTAAAGAAGAACAAGAAAAAGTTATTAAATACATAAAGTTTATAAAGTCACAAAGAAAATAA
- a CDS encoding ImmA/IrrE family metallo-endopeptidase, with the protein MTKLLQYIEEENIELIETDIPIKNLKGLYYDNTIIIDKKIATTVGKKCILAEEIGHYYTSTGDILDQSNISNIKQENKARAWAFEELIGLVDIINAYKSGVRNKYELAEYLDVTEEFLDEAIEYYKRKFGILFNIDKYIIYFEPFGVIERL; encoded by the coding sequence ATGACAAAACTTTTACAATATATTGAAGAGGAAAATATAGAACTTATTGAAACAGATATACCAATTAAAAATCTTAAAGGTCTATATTATGATAATACAATCATTATTGATAAGAAAATAGCTACTACAGTTGGAAAGAAATGCATCTTAGCTGAAGAAATAGGGCACTATTATACAAGTACAGGGGATATTTTAGATCAATCTAATATTAGCAACATAAAGCAAGAAAACAAAGCAAGAGCATGGGCTTTCGAAGAATTGATAGGGTTAGTCGATATAATAAATGCATATAAAAGTGGAGTGCGTAATAAATATGAGTTAGCTGAATACTTAGATGTGACTGAAGAATTTCTGGATGAAGCTATTGAGTACTATAAAAGGAAATTCGGAATATTATTTAATATTGACAAGTACATTATATATTTTGAACCATTTGGAGTAATAGAAAGACTATAA
- a CDS encoding recombinase family protein: MSANLEKRVACYVRVSTENQLENYSIDEQTDRLKAFCKAKDLSIVKFYTDGGYSGGNMNRPGLQQMLKDIKDKHIDMIIVYKLDRLSRSQKDTLTLIEDEFLSNDVDFVSMSENFDTSTPFGKAMIGILSVFAQLEKDQITERFTMGRIGRAKNGYYHGGPTAPTGYDYIDGELVVNEYEALQVKEVFKRFLDGQSINAIRKYMSEHYTNKYGNWSSHTLVLNILKNKVYIGKVKFKGKAYAGKHKPIISTDIFNDVQKILTSTKREDSKTIFQKNPFKANNLLTSLIYCKNCGARFCGNHGNYVCYSRGKTDKRKIIDPNCKNKKWNIQALDKIIKDEILEAALNKEYFNKIISNKEIVPVDNTKKMKKRIDEIDKQIVRMMDLYQVGDIPIEQISHRIVKLKKEKDTISDQLVDKKQTKLSIAEAKGILSRAAIILENGDLSQQRMVVSNLIDYIEIDDECIQIHWSFV; this comes from the coding sequence ATGTCAGCGAACCTAGAAAAAAGAGTAGCTTGTTACGTTAGAGTAAGTACAGAAAATCAGCTTGAAAATTATAGTATAGATGAACAGACAGACCGTTTAAAAGCTTTTTGTAAAGCCAAAGATTTAAGTATTGTCAAGTTCTATACTGATGGAGGCTATTCAGGTGGAAATATGAACCGTCCTGGACTTCAACAGATGTTAAAAGATATTAAGGATAAGCATATTGATATGATTATAGTATATAAATTAGATAGATTAAGTAGATCACAAAAAGATACTCTAACATTAATTGAAGATGAATTTCTATCAAACGATGTTGATTTTGTGTCAATGAGTGAAAACTTTGATACCTCTACTCCCTTTGGCAAGGCTATGATTGGTATATTATCTGTATTTGCTCAGTTAGAAAAAGATCAGATCACAGAACGTTTTACCATGGGACGTATTGGTAGAGCTAAAAACGGATATTATCATGGTGGACCAACAGCCCCAACAGGCTATGACTATATAGATGGTGAACTTGTAGTAAATGAATACGAAGCATTACAAGTCAAAGAAGTTTTCAAGCGTTTTTTAGATGGTCAGAGCATCAATGCTATACGAAAATACATGAGTGAACATTATACTAACAAATATGGAAACTGGAGCAGTCATACACTAGTCTTAAATATATTAAAAAACAAAGTATATATAGGTAAAGTGAAGTTTAAAGGTAAAGCATATGCTGGGAAACATAAGCCAATAATATCAACTGATATTTTTAATGACGTTCAAAAAATATTAACTAGCACAAAAAGAGAAGATTCTAAGACTATTTTTCAGAAAAACCCATTTAAAGCTAATAATTTATTAACTAGTCTAATATACTGTAAAAATTGTGGTGCAAGATTTTGTGGTAATCATGGAAACTATGTTTGTTATTCCAGAGGAAAAACCGATAAGCGAAAAATTATAGATCCTAATTGTAAAAATAAAAAATGGAATATACAAGCTTTAGATAAGATTATAAAAGATGAAATACTAGAAGCTGCACTGAATAAAGAATACTTCAATAAAATAATATCTAACAAAGAAATTGTACCAGTTGATAATACAAAAAAAATGAAGAAGCGTATAGATGAAATAGATAAACAAATCGTTAGAATGATGGACTTATATCAAGTTGGTGATATCCCTATAGAACAAATATCTCACAGAATAGTAAAATTGAAAAAAGAAAAAGATACTATTTCAGACCAACTTGTAGATAAAAAACAAACAAAGCTTTCTATAGCAGAAGCAAAAGGAATATTATCAAGAGCAGCCATAATATTAGAAAATGGTGATTTATCTCAGCAAAGAATGGTTGTTAGCAACCTAATTGATTATATTGAGATAGATGATGAATGCATACAAATTCATTGGAGTTTTGTATAA
- a CDS encoding single-stranded DNA-binding protein — protein MEDNVIRNNQVNLIGKIHSTFEFSHEVYGEGFYNFDVEISRLSDNSDIIPIMVSERLIDTTSDLRGKIVDVQGQFRSYNRQIEGKNRLVLTVFAREISIFEEEEIKRNPNYIYLDGYICKPPMYRTTPFGREITDILLAVNRPYNKSDYIPCICWGRNARYAEKFNVGDRIKIWGRIQSREYQKKLSETESISKVAYEVSISKIEVHEEEIK, from the coding sequence ATGGAAGATAATGTTATCAGAAACAATCAAGTCAATTTAATAGGGAAAATACATTCTACATTTGAATTCAGCCATGAAGTATATGGAGAGGGATTTTACAATTTTGATGTAGAAATATCAAGACTAAGTGATAACTCCGATATAATACCTATAATGGTATCCGAACGTCTTATTGACACAACTAGTGATTTGAGAGGTAAGATAGTAGATGTTCAAGGACAATTCCGTTCTTATAACAGACAAATTGAGGGTAAAAATAGATTAGTTTTAACAGTTTTCGCTAGAGAAATCTCTATTTTTGAAGAAGAAGAGATTAAGAGAAACCCTAATTACATATATTTAGATGGTTATATTTGTAAGCCTCCAATGTATAGAACAACTCCTTTTGGAAGAGAGATTACAGATATTTTATTAGCTGTCAATCGTCCTTATAACAAATCGGATTATATTCCATGTATCTGCTGGGGAAGAAATGCAAGATATGCAGAAAAATTCAATGTTGGTGATAGAATAAAAATATGGGGCAGAATACAGAGTAGGGAGTATCAAAAAAAATTAAGTGAGACTGAGTCCATAAGTAAGGTTGCATATGAGGTTTCAATTTCTAAGATAGAGGTGCATGAGGAAGAGATTAAGTGA